GACCTGTCCCACCTCGAGCTCATGGCGGCCGCCTGGTCGTTCAGCCAGCGCCAGGGCCACCCGCAGAGCGAGCACCCCTCGCACCGGCCCCGGCCCGCCCCGCGGAAGGCCGCCGAGGCCGACGAGGCACAAGCCGACGTCGACGACGACGGGGAGCCTCCGGTAGCGGCCTGACCAGGCCCCGCTCACCATTGAACGGACCTTCTGAGGGCCGGCCTCTAGTGACAGCGGCCTGACCGGCGAAGGGTCAGAACAGGCCGGGGTACTTGCCGCCGTCGACCAGCAGGGCGGCCCCGTTGACGTAGCGGGCCGGCTCCGAGCACAGGAAGGCGACCACCCGGCCGAAGTCGGCGGGGTCGCCGATGGGCTCACCCGGCTTGGCCAGGTCGAGTTGGCGGATGCGGTCGGTGGCGTGCAGGCCCGGGCAGGCGGTGTTGAGGGTGATGCCGTGCTCGGCCAGTTCGGAGGCGGCTGTCTTGGCCCACGCCCACAGGCCGGTGCGGGCCGTGTTGGACAGGGCCAGGGTGGGGATCGGCTTCTTTATCGAGTCGGACGTGATGAGGCAGACCCGCCCCCACCCGCCGGCCCGCATGTGGGGGACGGCCTCGCGCACGAGGCGGACCGACGTCAGCAGGTTGGCCTCCAGGGCGGCCGTCAGGGCCTGGTCGTCGAGATCGAGCGACCGCCCGGCCGGGGGCCCGCCGGCGTTGGCCACCAGGATGTCGAGGCGCCCGAAGTGCTCGACGGTCCGGGCCACCAAAGTGGCCGGTACCGACGGCTCGGTCACGTCGGCTACCACGGCCAGCACGTCGGTCAGCGCCGCCAGCTCCCGTTCGGCTTGGCCCAGCGCCTCCTCGCCCCGGGCGCAGATGGTGACCTTGGCCCCTTCGCGGGCCAGGGCCAGGGCGCACGCCCGTCCCAGCCCCTTGGACGCGGCCGTGACCAGGGCCACCCGCCCGGCGATGCCGAGGTCCACCTCAGGCCTCCACGACGGTCAGGGAGTGATCGGCCTGGTTGAGCGGGACAGGCGTGTCGGCCCCGGCCACGACGATGTCCTCGATGCGCACGCCCGCGCGGCCCGGCAGGTAGATGCCGGGCTCCACCGAGAAGGCGTGCCCGGGCTCCAGGGGGGTGCGGTTGCCGGCCACCAGGTAAGGGTCCTCGTGCTCC
This region of Actinomycetota bacterium genomic DNA includes:
- a CDS encoding SDR family oxidoreductase, with the protein product MDLGIAGRVALVTAASKGLGRACALALAREGAKVTICARGEEALGQAERELAALTDVLAVVADVTEPSVPATLVARTVEHFGRLDILVANAGGPPAGRSLDLDDQALTAALEANLLTSVRLVREAVPHMRAGGWGRVCLITSDSIKKPIPTLALSNTARTGLWAWAKTAASELAEHGITLNTACPGLHATDRIRQLDLAKPGEPIGDPADFGRVVAFLCSEPARYVNGAALLVDGGKYPGLF